A window of the Virgibacillus pantothenticus genome harbors these coding sequences:
- a CDS encoding ABC transporter ATP-binding protein — MNYVIEMLHIRKEFPGVVANDDVTIQLKHGEIHALLGENGAGKSTLMNVLFGLYQPEQGEIRVKGKKVSITDPNIANDLGIGMVHQHFMLVEPFTVTQNIILGSEPTSKGRINLKQAEQEVQELSDRYGLRVDATAKISDISVGMQQRAEILKTLYRGAEVLIFDEPTAVLTPQEISELMEIFKTLIAEGKSIILITHKLKEIMEICDRCTVIRKGKGIGTVNVADTTTTELASLMVGRDISFQTNKQPANPKQTILEIHNLFVKDSRKVDMVKGLNLTVRAGEIVGIAGIDGNGQSELIEAITGLRKANAGNILLNEKSITNLSPRKVTESGIGHIPQDRHKFGLVLDYSIGENLVLQTYYKRPYSRYKVLNYQQIFQKAEQLINEYDVRTPSIHTKARALSGGNQQKAIIAREVDRSPDLLIAAQPTRGLDVGAIEFIHKKLIEERDKGKAILLVSFELDEILDVSDRIAVIYDGKIVADLKPEETNEQELGLLMAGSEKVGEES; from the coding sequence ATGAATTATGTAATTGAAATGTTGCATATACGAAAAGAATTTCCGGGAGTAGTGGCCAATGATGATGTAACCATACAGTTAAAGCATGGTGAAATTCATGCATTATTAGGCGAAAACGGAGCAGGTAAATCCACATTGATGAATGTGCTGTTCGGTCTATATCAGCCTGAACAAGGAGAAATTCGGGTGAAGGGGAAAAAAGTATCCATTACTGACCCGAATATTGCTAATGATTTAGGGATTGGGATGGTGCATCAGCATTTTATGCTAGTAGAACCATTTACGGTTACACAAAATATTATTCTTGGCAGCGAACCTACTAGTAAAGGAAGAATTAATTTAAAGCAAGCGGAACAAGAAGTACAGGAATTATCAGACCGTTACGGACTTCGGGTGGACGCAACAGCTAAGATTAGTGATATTTCCGTAGGTATGCAGCAACGCGCAGAAATATTAAAAACACTTTATCGTGGAGCTGAAGTCCTCATATTTGACGAGCCAACAGCAGTTTTAACGCCACAAGAAATTTCCGAGTTAATGGAAATATTTAAAACGTTAATCGCTGAGGGAAAATCTATCATTCTAATCACTCATAAACTAAAAGAAATTATGGAAATATGTGACCGTTGTACGGTAATACGTAAAGGTAAAGGGATTGGCACTGTTAATGTGGCAGATACAACAACCACAGAGCTGGCTTCACTAATGGTTGGAAGAGATATTTCTTTTCAAACGAATAAACAACCAGCCAACCCGAAGCAAACGATTCTTGAGATTCATAACTTATTTGTGAAAGACAGCAGAAAAGTAGACATGGTTAAAGGGTTAAATTTAACCGTCCGGGCCGGTGAAATAGTAGGTATTGCTGGAATAGACGGAAACGGTCAAAGTGAGTTAATTGAAGCCATCACTGGTTTACGAAAAGCAAATGCCGGCAACATTTTATTAAATGAGAAATCGATTACAAATTTATCTCCTCGTAAAGTAACCGAGAGTGGGATAGGGCATATCCCCCAAGATAGGCATAAATTTGGACTTGTGCTTGATTACTCTATTGGCGAAAATCTTGTTTTGCAAACCTATTATAAGCGTCCTTATTCGAGGTACAAAGTGTTAAATTATCAACAAATTTTTCAAAAAGCAGAACAGTTAATCAACGAATATGATGTACGAACACCGAGCATACACACAAAGGCACGTGCTTTATCTGGTGGAAATCAACAAAAAGCAATTATTGCCAGAGAAGTCGATCGATCACCTGATTTATTAATTGCAGCACAGCCTACGCGAGGTCTGGATGTTGGGGCTATCGAGTTCATTCATAAAAAATTGATCGAGGAAAGAGATAAAGGCAAGGCAATTTTATTAGTTTCTTTTGAACTAGATGAAATTCTTGATGTTAGTGACCGAATAGCGGTTATTTACGATGGAAAAATCGTAGCTGATTTAAAACCAGAAGAAACAAACGAACAAGAATTAGGCTTATTGATGGCTGGAAGCGAAAAGGTGGGTGAAGAGTCATGA